A portion of the Deinococcus peraridilitoris DSM 19664 genome contains these proteins:
- a CDS encoding YqgE/AlgH family protein, with translation MTAPLTYLVASPHMVGTMFERAVVLLLEHSANGAMGLIVNLQTEMPIGELLAIAEGRTDHAFLGGPVEPQVGWCLYETPTGKPGELRLAATLHVTSGLEVLQEVLEQGGEFMLLLGYAGWSAGQLELETRAGSWVFLEAGPELALQIPAEERWDKAWELLGVDPHSLASGGAQA, from the coding sequence GTGACCGCGCCCCTCACCTACCTCGTTGCCAGCCCTCACATGGTGGGCACCATGTTCGAACGCGCCGTGGTACTGCTGCTCGAACACTCTGCCAACGGAGCCATGGGGCTGATTGTCAACTTGCAGACCGAGATGCCGATCGGAGAACTCCTCGCCATTGCCGAGGGACGCACCGACCACGCCTTTTTGGGTGGCCCGGTCGAGCCGCAGGTCGGCTGGTGCCTGTATGAGACACCGACCGGTAAGCCCGGCGAATTGCGTCTGGCCGCGACCCTGCACGTCACCTCGGGCCTGGAGGTCTTGCAGGAGGTGCTGGAGCAAGGCGGAGAGTTCATGTTGCTGCTGGGCTACGCGGGCTGGAGCGCCGGACAGCTGGAGCTGGAGACCCGGGCGGGCAGCTGGGTGTTTCTGGAGGCCGGACCCGAACTGGCGCTGCAGATTCCAGCCGAAGAACGCTGGGATAAAGCCTGGGAGCTGCTCGGTGTCGACCCGCACAGCCTCGCGAGCGGTGGCGCGCAGGCCTGA
- the coxB gene encoding cytochrome c oxidase subunit II encodes MLNTFSHLPAHLWRQGNLHAMRAAALFACGAGVAFAQDKETRNFLFLGDLASRYNREVWEMSIPAIIMSILIAVATSWALFYSVIKFRERKGEVREPAQFHGNNVLEIALIAVPFLIVTVLAILTVRTMVRINNPDIYAKSLRGEPVQVDVLAAQFWWNFTYPQLGNIANGNEMVMPQGRAIRTNITSRDVMHQFWAPNIGGQRAAIPGVQKEYTLDIERPGIYQGNCTQLCGPSHANMRYKVVVLAENDWNAFVTAARAYRAPVPAPGSSEARGQQIFLQGKNGSPSCAGCHRVQGLQGAAGLAGPDLSYFASRNTLGAGMWEGEAARERLKEWILNSPGLKPGSLMPAYRNVQTGKSLLSEQDLDDLEAYLLTLKLPPAAEYWNKVPSR; translated from the coding sequence ATGTTGAATACGTTTTCTCACCTTCCCGCGCACCTTTGGCGCCAGGGAAACCTGCACGCGATGCGGGCGGCAGCCTTGTTTGCCTGCGGTGCTGGCGTCGCCTTCGCGCAAGACAAGGAAACGCGGAATTTTCTCTTCCTGGGTGATCTCGCTTCGCGCTACAACCGCGAAGTCTGGGAGATGAGCATCCCAGCGATCATCATGTCGATTCTGATCGCTGTCGCGACGTCCTGGGCACTCTTTTACAGCGTCATCAAGTTCCGCGAGCGCAAAGGGGAGGTGCGCGAACCGGCGCAGTTCCACGGCAACAACGTGCTGGAAATTGCCTTGATCGCCGTGCCCTTTCTGATCGTTACGGTACTGGCCATCCTGACGGTGCGCACGATGGTGCGCATCAACAATCCGGATATCTACGCCAAAAGCCTGCGTGGGGAGCCAGTCCAGGTGGACGTGCTGGCTGCACAGTTCTGGTGGAACTTCACCTATCCGCAACTGGGCAATATCGCCAACGGGAATGAGATGGTGATGCCGCAGGGCCGCGCCATCCGAACCAACATCACTTCACGAGACGTGATGCACCAGTTCTGGGCACCGAATATCGGTGGACAGCGGGCGGCAATTCCCGGAGTCCAAAAAGAGTACACCCTCGATATTGAGCGTCCGGGCATCTACCAGGGTAACTGCACCCAGCTGTGCGGGCCGTCGCACGCCAACATGCGCTACAAGGTCGTGGTGCTCGCGGAAAATGACTGGAATGCGTTCGTGACGGCAGCGCGCGCGTACCGGGCGCCCGTACCCGCGCCGGGCAGCAGCGAAGCGCGCGGTCAACAGATTTTTCTGCAAGGCAAGAACGGCTCGCCCTCCTGCGCCGGCTGCCACCGCGTGCAGGGCTTGCAGGGCGCGGCGGGCCTCGCGGGGCCGGACCTGAGCTACTTCGCTTCGCGCAACACGCTGGGCGCGGGCATGTGGGAGGGCGAGGCGGCCCGGGAGCGCCTCAAGGAGTGGATTCTCAATTCACCAGGCCTCAAGCCCGGCAGCCTGATGCCGGCTTACCGCAACGTGCAGACCGGCAAATCGCTGCTCAGCGAACAGGATCTCGACGATCTCGAGGCATACCTGCTCACGCTCAAGTTGCCCCCCGCCGCCGAATACTGGAACAAAGTCCCCTCTCGATGA
- a CDS encoding SCO family protein, which produces MLRLLTTLLLTVALALGGVLAYRTYLAPLGGTEVDTRPLVPDEGLVDDQGRPSRLSNLTAQTRLVFFGFTRCPDVCPATLGVLARAYEQLSEPERSNLKVVLLTVDPEHDTPRQLRDYLDRFHADFVGFSGKPAALQAMQKGFYVYAAQAGEGSFSHGDTVAVIDRAGRMRRVYTQQDLAEGLITRDLEALARGRY; this is translated from the coding sequence ATGCTGCGCCTGCTGACCACCTTGCTGCTGACCGTCGCGCTCGCGCTGGGCGGTGTCCTGGCCTACCGGACCTATCTGGCGCCGTTGGGTGGCACCGAGGTGGACACCCGCCCCCTGGTGCCCGACGAAGGGTTGGTCGATGACCAGGGCAGGCCGAGCCGCCTGTCAAACCTCACCGCCCAGACCCGCCTGGTGTTTTTCGGCTTCACCCGCTGCCCGGACGTCTGCCCGGCCACCCTGGGCGTGCTGGCCCGCGCCTACGAGCAGTTGTCTGAGCCGGAGCGCTCGAACCTGAAGGTCGTGCTGTTGACCGTGGACCCCGAGCACGACACACCCAGGCAGCTGCGTGATTACCTTGACCGCTTTCATGCTGACTTCGTCGGGTTCTCCGGCAAACCTGCGGCGCTGCAGGCCATGCAGAAGGGATTTTACGTCTATGCCGCCCAGGCAGGCGAGGGAAGCTTCAGCCACGGTGATACCGTGGCCGTGATCGACCGCGCCGGGCGAATGCGCCGGGTCTATACCCAGCAGGACCTGGCCGAGGGCCTCATCACCCGCGATCTCGAAGCGCTGGCACGCGGACGGTACTGA
- a CDS encoding PhzF family phenazine biosynthesis protein, whose product MPSSTPLFQVDAFTDVAFQGNPAAVCLLDSPRSDAWLQQVAREMNLSETAFVWTQAESSQLRWFTPKVEVDLCGHATLASAHVLWECGLLPERAPAIFETRSGTLTARRSPAGIELDFPVESVQETIAPHGLLEVLGLWKANFIGRTKTRFLVEARTEREVQELTPDLVALAVLAPGRVVVTAKSEHENADFVSRYFAPGVGIPEDPVTGSTHCALGPYWAARLGGHRFRARQLSERGGQMTVEVLGDRVNLTGQAVTVLRGELLTH is encoded by the coding sequence ATGCCTTCTTCCACTCCCCTGTTTCAGGTCGACGCCTTTACTGACGTGGCGTTTCAAGGGAACCCGGCGGCAGTCTGTCTGCTGGATTCACCGCGATCCGACGCCTGGCTGCAACAGGTGGCCCGGGAAATGAACCTCTCGGAGACCGCGTTCGTGTGGACCCAGGCCGAGAGTTCGCAGCTGCGGTGGTTCACCCCAAAAGTCGAAGTCGATCTGTGCGGGCATGCCACCCTGGCTTCCGCGCACGTGCTGTGGGAATGTGGTCTGCTGCCTGAGCGTGCTCCGGCCATCTTCGAAACCCGCAGTGGCACGCTGACCGCGCGGCGCAGCCCGGCGGGCATCGAACTGGATTTTCCGGTGGAGAGCGTGCAGGAGACGATCGCTCCACATGGCCTGCTGGAAGTGCTGGGCTTGTGGAAAGCCAATTTCATCGGCCGAACGAAAACACGTTTTCTCGTGGAGGCGCGCACGGAACGTGAAGTGCAGGAACTCACCCCTGATCTGGTGGCGCTGGCGGTCCTGGCGCCGGGGCGCGTGGTCGTCACTGCCAAAAGTGAACACGAGAACGCCGATTTCGTCTCGCGGTATTTTGCTCCCGGCGTAGGTATTCCCGAAGATCCGGTGACCGGCTCGACGCATTGTGCTTTAGGTCCGTACTGGGCTGCCCGGCTGGGCGGCCACCGTTTCAGGGCGCGCCAATTGTCGGAACGTGGCGGGCAGATGACCGTGGAAGTTCTGGGTGACCGCGTCAATCTGACCGGGCAGGCCGTGACGGTGCTACGCGGCGAATTGCTGACACACTGA
- a CDS encoding cbb3-type cytochrome c oxidase subunit I encodes MAVHVPSHSDARPGFTAVLWDYITTTDHKKIGILYLVTSMFGFAIAGLLAVMMRTQLAVPNNNLLIGQAYNEVLTAHGAIMVFFFLIPAGLFGFGNYFLPLMLGVRDVALPRLNNFAVWLFIFSLILLGTSAVNGGSPGVGWTFYYPLSVDPRNSIGTSTLMVALTLNGIASLLGSANFAATILNLRAPGMSLWKMPIFAWGIFSTSVLQLISLGGLTAAALVTYLELKIGLSMFNPQIGGVPTLMTQFFWFYSHPAVYVMLLPYLAIAAEIASTMARKPLFGYRVMVYSLLGITLASLLVWVHHIFAFGLPDTWQFAFALFTLIVAIPTGVKIFNIIGTLWGGRLIMRTPTYWVVGFVFNFLIGGITGVSLGMIPFDYQVTQSYYVVAHFHNVMMFGTAFLVFGGLYYWWPKMTGRFLDEKLGMWNFWLFMVGSWLTFLPQYLLGLLGMPRRYYTYPEGNVLWSELNLASSIGAFLLLAGSIVMVWNFIQSFRKPATLGPNPWGGYTLEWTASSPPAHYNFAHDFPKTFPTERPLYDWEKQGMKLKPVDPASIHLPQSTPWPFMSALGLIIMGYGLSYGWFNSGFRTAYDAVNTITIYGGLAFFLYALFKWAGTFEYAVPVHHHHLTKYGNGWLTMAWFIVSEVGLFAVLIAGYVYLRVTGLAVPPVERPEIWLAALNTLILVASSGVIHQAETDLRKGKATRFRLGLFITLMLGVIFTLFQIFEFVVFGTESDWRQNLWQSCFFIIVGLHGLHILIGATGVALPYYQALTGKLDKHNHGSIEPAAMYWHLVDVVWIFILAIFYIW; translated from the coding sequence ATGGCCGTACACGTACCCTCCCACTCTGACGCGCGCCCGGGCTTCACGGCGGTGCTGTGGGACTATATAACCACCACCGACCACAAGAAAATCGGCATTCTTTACCTTGTCACGTCAATGTTCGGCTTTGCGATCGCCGGCCTCCTGGCCGTCATGATGCGTACGCAGCTGGCGGTACCGAACAACAATCTCCTGATCGGACAGGCCTACAACGAAGTGCTGACCGCCCACGGCGCAATCATGGTGTTCTTCTTCCTGATTCCGGCGGGTCTGTTCGGCTTCGGGAACTACTTCCTGCCATTGATGCTGGGCGTCCGGGACGTGGCGTTGCCACGGCTGAATAACTTCGCGGTATGGCTTTTCATCTTCTCGCTGATTTTGCTCGGGACCTCGGCCGTCAACGGTGGCTCGCCCGGCGTCGGCTGGACCTTCTATTACCCGCTCTCGGTCGATCCGCGTAACTCGATTGGTACCAGCACCCTGATGGTGGCGCTGACCCTCAACGGCATCGCGTCCCTGTTGGGCAGCGCGAACTTCGCAGCGACCATTCTCAATCTTCGGGCACCCGGGATGAGCCTGTGGAAAATGCCGATCTTCGCCTGGGGCATTTTCTCCACTTCAGTTCTGCAGCTGATTTCGCTGGGTGGCCTGACCGCCGCGGCGCTCGTCACGTACCTGGAACTGAAAATCGGCCTGAGCATGTTCAATCCGCAGATTGGCGGCGTGCCGACTCTCATGACGCAGTTCTTCTGGTTCTACTCGCACCCGGCGGTTTACGTCATGCTGCTGCCCTACCTGGCGATTGCCGCAGAGATCGCCAGCACCATGGCCCGCAAGCCACTGTTCGGCTACCGCGTGATGGTGTACTCGCTGCTGGGCATTACGCTTGCTTCGCTGCTGGTGTGGGTACACCACATCTTTGCCTTCGGCCTGCCTGACACCTGGCAGTTTGCCTTCGCGCTCTTCACCCTGATTGTTGCCATTCCCACCGGCGTCAAGATTTTCAACATCATCGGTACCCTGTGGGGCGGACGGCTCATCATGCGCACGCCTACCTACTGGGTGGTGGGCTTCGTGTTCAACTTCCTGATCGGCGGCATCACCGGCGTGTCTCTCGGCATGATTCCCTTCGATTACCAGGTGACCCAGAGCTATTACGTGGTGGCACACTTTCACAACGTGATGATGTTCGGCACGGCATTCCTGGTGTTCGGCGGCCTGTACTACTGGTGGCCGAAGATGACCGGGCGTTTTCTGGACGAGAAGCTCGGAATGTGGAATTTCTGGCTGTTTATGGTGGGCTCCTGGCTGACCTTTCTGCCGCAGTACTTGTTGGGCCTGTTGGGTATGCCACGTCGTTACTACACTTACCCTGAAGGCAATGTGTTGTGGAGCGAACTCAATCTCGCTTCGAGTATCGGCGCCTTCTTGCTGCTGGCAGGCAGCATCGTAATGGTCTGGAATTTCATTCAGAGCTTTCGCAAACCCGCGACGCTCGGTCCGAACCCGTGGGGCGGCTACACGCTGGAGTGGACGGCCTCCAGCCCGCCTGCCCACTACAACTTCGCGCACGATTTCCCCAAAACCTTCCCGACCGAGCGTCCCCTGTACGATTGGGAAAAGCAAGGCATGAAGCTGAAGCCCGTTGATCCGGCCAGCATTCATCTGCCACAAAGTACTCCCTGGCCGTTCATGTCGGCCCTCGGCCTGATCATCATGGGTTACGGCTTGAGCTATGGCTGGTTCAACAGTGGGTTCCGCACCGCGTATGACGCGGTCAATACGATCACCATCTACGGCGGTCTGGCCTTCTTCCTCTATGCGCTGTTCAAATGGGCAGGCACGTTCGAGTACGCGGTGCCAGTTCATCACCACCACCTGACGAAGTACGGCAACGGGTGGCTGACCATGGCCTGGTTCATCGTCTCCGAAGTCGGTCTGTTCGCCGTGCTGATTGCCGGATACGTATACCTGCGCGTCACCGGTCTGGCCGTCCCACCGGTCGAGCGCCCCGAGATCTGGCTGGCCGCGCTGAACACCCTGATCCTGGTGGCGTCCTCTGGGGTAATTCATCAGGCCGAAACCGATTTGCGCAAAGGCAAAGCCACCCGCTTCCGTCTGGGCCTGTTCATTACCCTGATGCTCGGCGTGATCTTCACGCTCTTCCAGATCTTCGAGTTTGTGGTCTTCGGAACGGAGAGTGACTGGCGCCAGAATTTGTGGCAATCGTGCTTCTTCATCATCGTCGGTTTGCACGGTCTGCACATCCTGATCGGCGCGACGGGCGTGGCGCTGCCGTACTACCAGGCGCTCACCGGCAAGCTCGACAAGCACAACCACGGGTCCATCGAACCGGCCGCGATGTACTGGCACCTCGTGGACGTCGTGTGGATCTTCATCCTCGCGATCTTCTACATCTGGTAG
- the ruvB gene encoding Holliday junction branch migration DNA helicase RuvB encodes MEADLTLRPRSLSDYVGQSRLKEKLAVYLKAAKGRGEALDHTLLFGPPGLGKTTLSHIIAYEMGVNIRVTSGPAIEKPGDLAAILTNSLEEGDVLFIDEIHRLGRVAEEHLYPAMEDFKLDIVLGQGPAARTIELPIPRFTLVGATTRPGLITAPMRSRFGIIEHLEYYTPEELATGLLRDARLSGYGLDEEAAIEIGARSRGTMRIAKRWLRRVRDYAEVAGEKNISLARAQDALDKLGLDSAGLDERDIKMLEAMVHRFSGGPVGVDTLATALSEDANTIEDVYEPYLIQLGFIKRTPRGRVVTAHAYDHLGLPYTGYEDEGRFLSN; translated from the coding sequence ATGGAAGCTGATCTCACGCTACGTCCCCGCAGCCTTTCGGATTACGTGGGGCAAAGCCGACTGAAAGAAAAGCTCGCGGTGTACCTCAAGGCGGCCAAAGGACGCGGCGAAGCCCTCGATCACACGCTGCTCTTCGGGCCCCCCGGACTGGGCAAGACCACCCTGTCGCACATCATTGCGTATGAAATGGGAGTCAATATCCGCGTCACGAGTGGCCCTGCCATCGAAAAGCCCGGTGACCTCGCGGCCATCCTCACAAACAGTCTCGAAGAGGGTGACGTGCTGTTCATCGACGAGATCCACCGCCTGGGACGCGTCGCCGAAGAGCACCTGTATCCGGCGATGGAAGATTTCAAGCTCGATATCGTGCTGGGTCAGGGCCCGGCAGCCCGCACCATCGAGTTGCCCATTCCGCGTTTCACGCTGGTCGGCGCCACCACCCGTCCCGGTCTGATCACCGCACCGATGCGTTCGCGCTTTGGAATCATCGAGCACCTGGAGTACTACACGCCCGAGGAACTCGCCACCGGCCTGCTGCGTGACGCGCGCCTGAGCGGCTACGGACTCGACGAGGAAGCAGCCATCGAGATCGGCGCGCGTTCGCGGGGCACCATGCGGATCGCCAAGCGCTGGCTGCGCCGGGTACGTGATTACGCCGAAGTGGCCGGTGAGAAGAACATCAGCCTGGCGCGGGCACAGGACGCCCTCGACAAGCTCGGCCTCGACTCGGCGGGCCTGGACGAGCGCGACATCAAGATGCTCGAAGCGATGGTCCACCGCTTCTCGGGTGGGCCGGTCGGCGTGGATACGCTGGCCACCGCGCTCAGCGAGGACGCCAACACCATCGAGGACGTGTACGAGCCGTACCTGATCCAGCTGGGCTTCATCAAGCGTACGCCGCGCGGCCGGGTGGTGACCGCCCACGCCTACGATCACCTGGGGTTGCCCTACACCGGATACGAGGACGAAGGCCGCTTTCTGAGCAACTGA
- the lon gene encoding endopeptidase La: MPAANTPSEGIQSHTPLPRNMPVCPVRGSVIYPTMVQHIDAGRALSIAAIDAAMNENKVIMIVSQRDKDLDDPDVDDLYEIGTACSILRVRKNPDGTLQMLVSALSRVRASHYSKGEFLRADAQAIEVENGESVELEALSRELETKFEALIQGGKFMAPETVQHIQNLEDPGQIADHIAFNMDFKLEDKQSVLEAVSLTERLRKVLTLLDAEAEVQSVQQRIRQQVKEEIDRNQREYYLREQMKAIQKELSGNEGEEGDEAEEFRAKIEKLGLNADVRKEVDREVNRLARMHPDAAEAGVIRTYLTWITELPWSSRSDDSLDIVEAVKILDEDHYGLEKVKDRVLEFLAVRRLRKERAERGEIDAAEVNKGPILVFTGPPGVGKTSIAQSIAKSLGRKYVRIALGGARDESDIRGHRRTYIGAMPGRIVQGMRTAGTKNPVVLLDEIDKLGSSYQGDPSAALLEVLDPAQNQHFTDHYLGVPFDLSEVMFIATANYPEQIPPALMDRMEVIDFSSYIEQEKLEIAKRYLLPRQLTQNGLKGNQIAITDAALEKLISHYTREAGVRNLEREIGTVARKVARRIATGELKRAKVTDKELEKYLGNARYTPEHEAREDMVGVSTGMFYTPVGGDILFIETSVMPGKGLVLTGQLGDVMRESARAALTYAKTNSERFHIPRERLDDSEIHIHVPAGGIPKEGPSAGTTMSVSLVSALTGIPARRDVAMTGEITLTGRVLPIGGLKEKVLGARRAGIRHIILPKANEGDLRDIPAHLRTSMTFHPCETLDEVLDVALVGGLQALERRGSTAKRKPARRKNDAGASA; the protein is encoded by the coding sequence ATGCCCGCAGCCAACACGCCAAGTGAAGGGATCCAGAGCCACACCCCGTTGCCCCGCAACATGCCGGTCTGCCCGGTGCGCGGCAGCGTTATTTATCCCACCATGGTCCAGCACATCGATGCGGGCCGCGCGCTGTCCATTGCCGCCATCGACGCGGCGATGAACGAAAACAAGGTCATCATGATCGTCTCGCAGCGTGACAAGGACCTCGACGATCCTGATGTCGACGATCTGTATGAGATCGGCACTGCCTGCTCGATTCTGCGGGTGCGCAAGAATCCGGACGGAACCCTGCAGATGCTGGTTTCGGCCCTGTCGCGCGTGCGCGCCTCCCATTACAGCAAGGGCGAGTTTCTGCGCGCCGACGCACAGGCCATCGAAGTCGAGAATGGCGAGAGCGTCGAACTCGAAGCGCTGTCACGGGAACTCGAGACGAAATTCGAAGCGCTCATTCAGGGCGGCAAGTTTATGGCTCCCGAGACGGTTCAGCACATTCAGAACCTCGAGGACCCCGGCCAGATCGCCGACCACATTGCTTTCAACATGGACTTCAAGCTCGAGGACAAGCAAAGTGTTCTCGAAGCCGTGTCCCTCACCGAGCGCCTGCGCAAGGTGCTGACCCTGCTGGACGCCGAAGCCGAAGTGCAGAGCGTACAGCAGCGCATCCGCCAGCAGGTCAAGGAAGAAATCGACCGCAATCAGCGCGAATACTATCTGCGCGAGCAGATGAAGGCCATCCAGAAAGAGCTTTCCGGCAACGAAGGCGAGGAAGGCGACGAGGCCGAGGAGTTCCGTGCCAAGATTGAAAAGCTCGGCCTGAACGCTGACGTACGCAAGGAAGTGGACCGGGAAGTCAACCGCCTCGCGCGCATGCACCCTGACGCTGCCGAAGCGGGCGTCATCCGCACTTACCTCACCTGGATCACCGAGCTGCCCTGGAGCAGCCGCAGTGATGACAGTCTCGACATCGTCGAGGCAGTCAAAATTCTCGACGAGGACCACTACGGTCTGGAGAAGGTCAAGGACCGTGTGCTGGAGTTCCTGGCGGTGCGCCGCCTTCGCAAGGAGCGCGCCGAGCGGGGCGAGATCGACGCGGCCGAGGTCAACAAGGGACCGATTCTGGTGTTCACCGGTCCTCCTGGCGTCGGTAAGACCAGCATCGCGCAGTCAATCGCCAAGTCACTCGGACGCAAGTACGTTCGCATCGCCCTGGGCGGCGCGCGAGACGAGAGCGACATCCGTGGTCACCGGCGCACCTACATCGGCGCCATGCCCGGGCGCATCGTGCAGGGCATGCGCACGGCGGGCACCAAGAACCCGGTGGTGCTGCTCGACGAGATCGACAAGCTCGGCTCCAGCTACCAGGGTGACCCCAGTGCGGCGCTGCTGGAAGTTCTCGACCCGGCACAGAACCAGCACTTCACCGACCACTACCTGGGTGTTCCCTTTGACCTCAGCGAAGTGATGTTCATCGCCACCGCCAACTATCCCGAGCAGATTCCGCCCGCGTTGATGGACCGCATGGAAGTCATCGATTTCTCCAGCTACATCGAGCAGGAGAAACTGGAAATCGCCAAGCGTTACCTGCTGCCGCGCCAGCTCACCCAGAACGGCCTGAAGGGCAACCAGATCGCCATCACCGACGCGGCGCTCGAAAAGCTCATCAGCCACTACACGCGCGAAGCGGGCGTACGCAACCTGGAGCGCGAGATTGGCACTGTCGCCCGCAAGGTTGCACGCCGCATCGCCACGGGCGAGCTCAAGCGCGCCAAGGTGACCGACAAGGAACTCGAGAAGTACCTCGGTAACGCGCGCTACACCCCCGAGCACGAAGCGCGCGAGGACATGGTGGGCGTATCCACCGGTATGTTTTATACCCCGGTGGGCGGTGACATCCTCTTTATCGAGACCTCGGTGATGCCCGGCAAGGGCCTGGTGCTGACCGGGCAGCTGGGCGACGTGATGCGCGAATCCGCGCGTGCCGCGCTGACCTACGCCAAGACCAACTCCGAGCGTTTTCACATTCCGCGTGAACGGCTCGACGATTCCGAGATTCACATTCACGTGCCGGCTGGGGGCATTCCCAAAGAAGGTCCCAGCGCCGGAACGACCATGAGCGTGAGTCTCGTATCGGCCCTGACGGGTATCCCGGCGCGCCGTGACGTCGCCATGACCGGCGAAATCACGTTGACCGGGCGAGTGCTGCCCATCGGCGGCCTGAAGGAGAAGGTGCTGGGCGCACGACGTGCGGGCATCCGGCACATCATTCTGCCCAAGGCAAACGAGGGTGATCTGCGCGACATCCCGGCGCACCTGCGGACCAGCATGACCTTCCATCCCTGTGAGACGCTCGACGAGGTGCTCGACGTGGCCCTGGTGGGTGGTCTGCAGGCGCTGGAACGGCGTGGTTCGACCGCCAAGCGCAAGCCTGCCCGCCGCAAGAACGACGCCGGCGCCAGCGCCTGA
- the dnaG gene encoding DNA primase, producing the protein MGSKEEIRAKLSIADLVGDYVQLTPVGQGRFKGLCPFHKEKTPSFQVDATQGYFYCFGCKAGGDAFSFLMRVENLQFGDAMKKLAARAGITLEATYGERASRDLYDVNAFALEYFREHLPGVGTDYFQRRGLTEQTIEHFELGYAPGEWDGLLKRAKARGISERQLLDAGLLSENAETGRLYDRFRGRVMFPIRDHLGRLVGFGGRVLGDEKPKYLNTPETEVFKKGELLYGYDKARALAQKSGELVVVEGYMDVIAMHQHGFGTAVATLGTALTAEHATLLQRQEVRSLALLFDRDAAGQRATLAGLDQVIGSRFAVRALTVPDGKDPADTLLAGGTEILRGALAGGMDEVEYRVASALAQHDLSTTAGKRGILQTLLPRMQSQDPLDEVAERMRARVCEVLGIKPEALLEWIASKAKRKTLSDVQISGMQQQPDEQEGELRLLREILQNPQLLDKLDGLRAWRNETVRKVMLAARGTSSAEEIIASFDGQPEQQVLIRLLFEARTPGLIGRENARVFEEKVAESALRAGREIESKLTIDEMREELAMLKKQVMAAAPTEQMNLLRQIQELQRAVEAEKRSRKLQA; encoded by the coding sequence ATGGGCAGCAAAGAGGAAATCCGTGCAAAGTTGAGCATCGCCGATCTGGTCGGTGATTACGTTCAGCTCACCCCGGTCGGGCAAGGTCGTTTCAAGGGCCTGTGCCCTTTTCACAAGGAAAAAACCCCGTCGTTTCAGGTCGACGCCACCCAGGGGTACTTTTACTGCTTCGGCTGCAAGGCCGGCGGAGACGCCTTCTCGTTTCTGATGCGCGTGGAAAACCTGCAGTTCGGCGACGCCATGAAAAAGCTCGCCGCCCGTGCCGGTATCACCCTCGAAGCGACGTACGGAGAGCGAGCCTCGCGCGATCTGTACGATGTGAACGCCTTTGCGCTGGAGTATTTCCGTGAGCACCTGCCGGGAGTTGGGACTGACTACTTTCAGCGGCGCGGTCTGACCGAGCAAACCATCGAGCACTTCGAGTTGGGCTACGCGCCCGGCGAGTGGGACGGCCTGCTCAAACGCGCCAAAGCGCGAGGGATCAGCGAGCGACAGCTTCTGGACGCCGGGCTGCTGTCCGAAAACGCCGAAACGGGCCGCCTGTACGACCGCTTCCGTGGACGGGTGATGTTTCCGATCCGCGATCACCTGGGACGATTGGTGGGCTTTGGCGGACGGGTGCTGGGCGACGAGAAACCCAAGTACCTCAACACTCCCGAAACCGAAGTGTTCAAAAAAGGTGAGCTGCTCTACGGTTACGACAAGGCGCGCGCGCTGGCCCAGAAAAGTGGGGAGCTGGTGGTGGTCGAAGGATACATGGACGTGATCGCCATGCATCAGCACGGGTTCGGCACCGCTGTGGCGACCCTGGGAACCGCGCTCACTGCCGAGCACGCCACGCTGCTGCAGCGCCAGGAAGTACGCTCGCTGGCGCTGCTGTTCGACCGCGACGCCGCCGGGCAGCGCGCCACCCTGGCCGGACTCGATCAGGTGATCGGCTCGCGCTTCGCGGTGAGGGCACTGACAGTTCCAGACGGAAAGGACCCGGCTGATACCCTGCTGGCCGGCGGCACCGAAATTCTGCGGGGCGCCCTGGCGGGTGGCATGGACGAGGTCGAGTACCGGGTGGCGAGCGCGCTCGCGCAGCACGACCTCAGCACGACAGCCGGCAAGCGCGGCATTCTGCAAACCCTTTTGCCGCGCATGCAATCACAAGACCCCCTCGACGAGGTGGCCGAGCGCATGCGCGCGCGGGTCTGTGAGGTGCTGGGCATCAAACCGGAGGCGCTGTTGGAGTGGATTGCCAGCAAAGCCAAGCGCAAGACCCTCAGCGACGTGCAGATCAGCGGCATGCAACAGCAGCCCGACGAGCAGGAAGGCGAACTGCGCCTGCTGCGCGAAATCCTGCAAAATCCCCAGCTGCTCGACAAGCTCGACGGCTTACGCGCCTGGCGCAACGAAACGGTCAGAAAAGTCATGCTGGCCGCGCGCGGCACCAGCAGTGCCGAGGAAATCATCGCCAGCTTCGACGGTCAGCCCGAGCAGCAGGTGCTGATCCGGCTGCTCTTCGAAGCGCGCACTCCCGGCCTGATCGGCCGCGAGAACGCCCGGGTCTTCGAGGAAAAGGTCGCCGAGTCTGCCCTGCGCGCGGGACGCGAAATCGAGAGCAAACTGACCATTGATGAGATGCGCGAGGAGCTGGCCATGCTGAAAAAACAGGTGATGGCGGCCGCTCCTACCGAGCAGATGAATCTGCTCCGACAGATTCAGGAGCTGCAACGCGCTGTCGAAGCCGAGAAGCGCTCGCGCAAGCTGCAGGCCTGA